From one Dryobates pubescens isolate bDryPub1 chromosome 2, bDryPub1.pri, whole genome shotgun sequence genomic stretch:
- the LOC104309752 gene encoding C-X-C chemokine receptor type 2-like — translation MESFSFNGDLSNIFALYNYTYDYSTAMPDTAISSAPCRPDSSVLNKYLVVVVYCLVFILSVVGNGLVVLVVNSSHTNRSVTDIYLLNLAVADLLFAFSLPLWAAYRAHEWVFGTVMCKAISVLQEANFYSGILLLACISVDRYLAIVYATRAATEKRHWVKFVCLGIWVFSILLSLPVLLFREAFTSPSNGTVCYERIGGEDTAKWRVVLRVLPQTFGFVLPLLVMLFCYGVTIHTLLQTKNAQKQRAMKVIFAVVLVFLICWLPYNITLVSDTLMRTRAITETCERRNRIDTALSVTQVLGFAHSCINPIIYAFIGQKFRNSFLKILAQRGIISKDAVARYGRASYASTSGNTSTTL, via the coding sequence ATGGAGTCCTTCTCCTTCAACGGGGATTTGTCCAACAtctttgccctctacaactacacCTACGACTACAGCACAGCCATGCCCGACACCGctatctcctctgctccatgcaGGCCTGACAGCTCAGTCCTCAACAAGtacctggtggtggtggtctaCTGCCTTGTCTTCATCCTCAGTGTGGTAGGGAATGGACTGGTGGTGTTGGTGGTGAATTCCAGCCACACCAACCGCTCCGTCACCGACATCTACCTGCTCAATCTGGCTGTGGCGGATCTGCTCTTTGCCTTCAGCCTGCCGCTCTGGGCTGCCTATCGAGCCCACGAATGGGTCTTTGGCACTGTGATGTGCAAAGccatctctgtgctgcaggaggccaACTTCTACAGTGGcattctgctgctggcctgcatcagTGTGGACCGCTACCTGGCCATCGTCTATGCCACCAGGGCTGCCACTGAGAAGAGGCACTGGGTGAAGTTTGTCTGCTTGGGCATCTGGGTCTTCTCCattctgctgtccctgcctgtgctgctcttccGCGAGGCTTTCACCTCACCCAGCAATGGCACCGTGTGCTATGAGCGCATTGGTGGTGAGGACACGGCCAAGTGGCGGGTGGTGCTGCGGGTCCTACCACAGACCTTTGGTTTTGTCCTGCCCCTCCTTGTGATGCTCTTCTGCTATGGTGTCACCATCCACACCCTCCTGCAGACCAAGAATGCCCAGAAGCAGCGGGCCATGAAAGTCATCTTTGCCGTGGTGCTAGTCTTCCTTATCTGCTGGCTGCCCTACAACATCACGTTGGTGAGCGACACCCTCATGAGGACACGGGCCATCACAGAGACCTGCGAGAGGAGGAACCGCATTGACACAGCCCTCTCCGTCACACAGGTTCTGGGCTTTGCCCACAGCTGCATCAACCCCATCATCTATGCCTTCATTGGGCAGAAGTTTCGCAACAGCTTCCTCAAGATCCTGGCACAGCGTGGGATCATCAGCAAGGATGCCGTGGCTCGCTATGGCCGTGCCTCTTAtgcctccacctctggcaacacctccaccaccctctGA
- the RUFY4 gene encoding RUN and FYVE domain-containing protein 4: MAGHGELNRIIKDLQKTVSELNHSYREQNVPVTDGSRELHSLCAQLEFLLQFDLKEKRSFLGQRKDYWDFLCQGLARGRQEHEGVRFVTSLDKLKTPVGRGRAFLRYCLVHRQLAESLQLCLLDPENLREWYYARSPFLSPQHQGEILGSLYELDSVTFHLALHRADLDTAWPMYSETLVRPSQVAGSRPEKTAPQKDETTAMAHGCPGGINHPNTAPHGVPAHLCPPTLAALWVESAEVEDVERDVEDVKGKKDMEEKDEEKVEKDQKENEEEEEVEVEEDMEEKDEEELQEDEKDLKDVEELEDAHSTGKALQIYGDGEPGMSPPLSTGCMPGSPPPVCRQLSGTEASLQVLVSQLQTKLRQQEEALQALAAQLAQEKHWNQHQEESSAQQAQLQAREAEALRETNIFLEQALAEAVAAGEPGALAQAQEEAQAWQKLAEERGAQLAGALAKVAALTSRLWDCQAALAAAGQTDTLDDTSALHEVGTIENVLQQALELARGPQEPPVDHQAEGKHGTVTSMAMHLATLAATAWKEAQQSQQQLQAQQQEVAWLQEQLSRARQDGERWASALQRVQRESLEREATRGAEQARQQELIRDMKGRLLELLREKDALWQKTEGIDTPTPSPAPRDAGLCACCHKDFRLLSRRYNCRLCHGKVCQTCSVDMGKHGRCCLLCYQHGQSQAP, translated from the exons ATGGCAGGGCACGGGGAGCTCAACCGCATCATCAAGGACCTGCAGA AGACTGTGTCTGAGCTGAACCACAGCTACAGGGAGCAGAACGTGCCAGTGACAGATGGGAGCCgggagctgcacagcctctgTGCCCAGTTGGAGTTCCTCCTCCAG TTCGAcctcaaggagaagaggagcttcCTTGGGCAGCGTAAGGACTATTGGGACTTCTTGTGCCAGGGCCTAGCACGGGGCCGGCAGGAGCACGAGGGTGTTCGCTTcgtcacctccctggacaag ctgaAGACTCCAGTGGGCAGGGGCCGAGCCTTCCTGCGGTACTGCCTGGTGCACCGGCAGCTGGCAgagtccctgcagctctgtctcCTAGACCCTGAGAACCTCCG TGAGTGGTACTATGCCCGCAGCCCCTtcctgagcccccagcaccagggggagatcctgggcagcctctacGAGCTGGACAGTGTCACCTTCCACCTGGCCCTGCACAGAGCTGACCTGGACACTGCCTGGCCCATGTACTCTGA GACACTGGTACGGCCCAGTCAGGTGGCAGGAAGCAGGCCAGAAAAGACTGCCCCACAGAAAGATGAAACCACTGCCATGGCACATGGATGTCCCGGTGGCATCAACCATCCCAACACGGCACCCCATGGAGTGCCAGCTCACCTGTGCCCCCCCACCTTGGCTGCCCTATGGGTCGAGAGTGCAGAGGTGGAGGATGTGGAAAGGGATGTGGAGGAtgtgaagggaaagaaggatatggaagagaaagatgaagaaaaggtgGAGAAGGATCAGAAAgagaatgaggaggaggaggaagtggaggtggaggaggataTGGAAGAAAAGGATGAAGAAGAATTGCAGGAGGATGAGAAGGATCTGAAGGatgtggaggagctggaggatgcACACAGCACTGGTAAAGCACTCCAGATCTATGGTGATGGGGAGCCTGGTATGTCACCACCACTCAGCACGGGTTGTATGCCAGGCTCCCCACCACCGGTGTGCAGACAGCTAAGTGGGACAGaggcatccctgcaggtgctggtgTCCCAGCTGCAGACCAAGCTGCGGCAGCAGGAAGAAGCATtgcaggcactggcagcccaaCTGGCACAGGAAAAGCATTGGAACCAGCATCAGGAGgagagcagtgcccagcaggcccagctgcaggcacgTGAGGCCGAGGCACTGCGGGAGACCAACATCTTCCTGGagcaggcactggcagaggcagtggcagcaggggaACCAGGGGCACTGGCACAAGCACAGGAGGAGGCACAGGCCTGGCAGAAATTGGCAGAGGAGCGAGGTGCCCAACTGGCTGGGGCATTGGCAAAGGTGGCAGCACTGACCTCACGCCTGTGGGACTGTcaggcagcactggctgctgcgGGACAAACAGACACACTGGATGACACCAGTGCCCTGCATGAAGTGGGCACCATTGAAAacgtgctgcagcaggcactggagcTTGCCCGtggcccccaggagcccccagtgGACCACCAGGCAGAGGGGAAGCATGGTACAGTCACCAGCATGGCCATG CACTTGGCCACTCTGGCTGCCACAGCATGGAAAGaggcccagcagagccagcagcagctccaggcccagcagcaggaggtggcatGGCTGCAGGAACAGCTCAGCAG GGCTCGGCAGGATGGGGAGCGCTGGGCATCGGCACTGCAGCGAGTACAGAGGGAGAGCCTGGAGCGGGAGGCCACGCGTGGTGCCGAGCAGGCGCGGCAGCAGGAGCTCATCCGTGACATGAAGGGgcggctgctggagctgctgcg GGAGAAGGATGCCTTGTGGCAGAAGACAGAGGGCATTGACACACCaacacccagcccagcacctcgtgatgcagggctgtgtgcctgCTGCCACAAGGATTTCCGTCTCCTCTCCCGGCGCTACAACTGCAG GCTGTGTCACGGCAAGGTGTGTCAAACATGCTCTGTGGACATGGGAAAGCATGGgcgctgctgcctgctttgctaTCAGCATGGGCAATCACAGGCTCCGTGA